Genomic DNA from Solanum pennellii chromosome 3, SPENNV200:
AACTTATCTTTATAATTAGaagcaaaatcaaaatttaattttataagttttgaattttgtaataataattttaagaacttcatatatttatacatattaagtaattaaaattttgattacaaatatattttttgttcaaaattattgaattatatcGAATTTATAGCTAGACTTCAAATCCTACTTTTGAATATAGTAAGAAGATTTTTTCAATGTTatggatttttattttatgacatGCTACCTAAATGgtcacatgaatttcattttaaaaataaaataaagttaatactCTTATNNNNNNNNNNNNNNNNNNNNNNNNNNNNNNNNNNNNNNNNNNNNNNNNNNNNNNNNNNNNNNNNNNNNNNNNNNNNNNNNNNNNNNNNNNNNNNNNNNNNNNNNNNNNNNNNNNNNNNNNNNNNNNNNNNNNNNNNNNNNNNNNNNNNNNNNNNNNNNNNNNNNNNNNNNNNNNNNNNNNNNNNNNNNNNNNNNNNNNNNNNNNNNNNNNNNNNNNNNNNNNNNNNNNNNNNNNNNNNNNNNNNNtgtgtgtgtgtatatatatatatatatattattttttatttttttataaaattcattttttctaaCATAAAACCTACTTTTAtgacaaaaacatataatactatatgttttttaaaataaattagaaaatttacAGAAATCTCACTTATTTTGAAACTAAATTTAATATGGATTAAAGatttttaattactattttttacttttagcaGAAAATAACTTTGTTAATTGTGCAATGATCATTCGAATTGAAAGTTCTTGGTTTTCATTCTCGAAAACACTAAACATACTTCAATTAAACAATTAGTAAGGTAATTTGATCTTTTGGGAGGTCTAAAGGTCATTAAGCTTAGTTTATCCCACAAAATTAGGGTCTATAAGTGAAGCAACTACAATTAACTAGAATAAAGATTAAAGAATACGAGGTTTGATTTCCTCTTCGTAGGTTTGATTAATCAAGGAGGTAAGTAAATTCTTAAATATAACCAAGTTGTCAATTATAAACTCATTGATCCGCTCATTATGTTTTTTGTCTTCCTTAAACAGACACTAATTTCAGCGTATAATCTTAATTAGTGATACGCACTACAACTATGAATCATTTTAATAAACCTCATATTCATATAATACTATattattaattcttaattaCTACTATAATTTGTACTTTGACCTATTGGGGATATCGATGGTCATCCTAATCTTCTTGTATCAATGGGCTAAGAGaatatttcttttgaaagaaaaaatccCATGTGTATAACACTATATTAGAGGACCTTATAGgctaaatttgaattttcatttttatggattttaaaatttagaacgataattattatcatgttaataatcacgttatttatgttatttaatacaaattttctttttatataaatataagatattagtgaaaattattaaatttagcTAAATCTGCGATAGATAAATATTTACATCTACCATGGTAAGATGACATCGGCGCGTGATTTGCTGGATTATTTTCGTGTAGTTTTGCTAATGggattattcaattttaattaatttaaaggcaAATTTTTCATGTGAATTGTGTGGTCAAAGTAACTCTTTTGTCGCTTTGCTTTTGGGAGTTGATATTATCATTGAAGCTACTAATTACTATTACTATACTTTTTTTCTCCCTCTTTGACCTAATTTCcttcttttataatttattataatggATTTTAGACTAATCATTCTAGACTTCCCACTAACTTTTCAAAACATGATTGATGGATTTATGTACAACTTTTGCAATGCACTATAGTCTATAcaacaattttttaatcttaattaGGGTTAACTGAGAATTGTTGTTTCGatactaattttaatttcataactTTTTTGAGAACGAGATTAgctgagaattgttattttttgtgtCAGGTGGATTCAAGTTATGCCTTTTTTAGTTTATGAAGTCtgaattataaatattagtaaGAATTTTCtgataattttgatttgagAAGTCTGTCAgattgaatatttataaaatttctatAAATTCATTGGTTTTAATTAAAGTGATAAGTCTTAATAACTTTTTTGTAGAAATTCGTATTAAGTTGGATGATTTTATCGAGTTTCGTGGAAAAACTTGGAAGCTAGATAATTTTTAAAGTGATAAAAATTTGTACAATAGCTTTTGTAGAAAAATGGTATTTTAAAGTGATAAAAACTTGTACAATAGCTTTTGTAGAGTAATGGTATTTCTATCATTTCTTTTTAGTTGTCATATTACGTTCTTTTTAAGAGTCAATTCGATTAGAATTTCAAAGCTAAATTAGATTTATATTCAttccatattttaaaataaaatggtaTTTAAAAGTGATAAAAACTTGTACAATAGGTATTTCTATCGTTTCTTTTTAGTTGTCATATTACGTTCTTTTTAAGAGTCAATTCGATTAGAATTTCAAAgctaaattagattatattcattccatattttaaaataaaatggtaTTTTAAAGTGATAAAAACTTGTACAATAGCTTTTGTAGAAAAATGGTATTTTAAAGTGATAAAAACTTGTACAATAGCTTTTGTAGAGAAATGGTATTTCTATCGTTTCTTTTTAGTTGTCATATTACGTTCTTTTTAAGAGTCAATTCGATTagaatttcaaagttaaattagattaattcattccatattttaaaataaaattttagatattcaaataatatacaaaaaaaaaaaacattataagtTGAACTTTAATTTCATATCAATACAATGAAAGAAtacatctttaaaataaaaaaaaaaatacatcttaaaatgtttattaaaattcactctaaaaaataatctacgacaatgcataaaaattaacggagggagtaattaaTTGGATTACCATTTGAAAATTTAGGCTTATCGTTTTTTGAGGATTGATGTTGACTCTCTTTAAGATgatattttttccatattttaaaagatagatCAATAATTCAATGTAAACATGATTTGATTCCATCACAACCACCCATATTTGTATCGTGtataataatcaattaatcataatcataattatgGGTACTAATTAATGGACGAGAATAAAAGATGAAGACACATGTGAAATAAGAATGCTCAGTCATTTAATTAGCTAATTACTTTAAAAGGGATGAAATTTATTGAGTTATCCTGATTTCAATCGAATTTAATATTTAGAAGgaactattattactattttttaatctattaaaaatatttaatcgttatttcataaatattttgattgattcagtattaaaagaaaagatagttatgtttttatacaaaattaaaaactcCCCAATATGTATGGGAGAATCAATTTTCTATCATTTGTTTTTTCAATGAATAAATTCGATGAAAAATTACtagttatttaaaaaatatataactgaactcaaaactttaaattgtaatttaataataaaaaatataaaaattaaatttataaaattcaaattctaaatccgTCAGATAGATAATATGGATGGCACACTTGTCAAGTAAACATGGCTATTTAGGTCACTATCTTAGAATATGATAATAAAACAAAGCTTTACAACAAGTAATGGTATGGATATGTCTCCTCTCAATTATTTGATTCAAGataatgtttacttatttttccAGCTACCTATTCTATGTAAAAAGTACCTCAAATCTTTATCAAAATACCTTTTTATCCCCTAACAAAATATTACATGTTGACAATTTGGCATGTTAATAATTtgccaatattttttattattttcgttTTGGCGtgtacttttatttatttatttagcttAATAATAAAATGGAACAGAAGTGACTTCTTTCAGTTATATTAAGCCTCCAATTTGACATGTATAAAGTAGAAGTTTAATTTATCCTTCTCTCTAtctatatacaaaatataataattaaagagcatttttaaaaattaagatgGGGTAGTGAAATCACTTAATTATGAAAAGagatttttaattgaaattaagGGCCTaccaacacaaaaaaaaattattgatgtgTCCACTGAAATTTTCTACTAAAACTTATTGAGTAGCTagatatattttgattaaattagttaaaaaagaaaaaaaaaataatactcctTTGGATCTGCGTAAGTGAATACTTGagaatttttttccttaatttaaaataagtaaaattgcaaaactcaaaaagaaaattattggaATCTTTTTTTTCcccatatttattattgttttcaaTGAGGTTCTTAGCTACATAAAATTTTCTTATGTAATAGTCTAGGAATAATCAAAAGGacaataatagaaaataatttttgatttttgtccttcgatattttaaaaagtattgtGTCGTTCCCCAATAAGTAGGTTTTTATATGAGAACGAAATTTTCCAAATAGAAGcattaaaatttaagtaaaatatatcagtagtgaaagaaatattttacaTTATCATGCcactcaaaaatattattggataattttttaatataataatgaaacaaatacatatataaatagcGATAACCTAAACATATCTTAAATTGACGATGTAgatagtttaaattttaaatatgtaatctTTCGGCCGATTATACTACGTGTGGactcaattatattatttttcctttgatttATTTTCCTGGAccaccatatatatatatatatatatatatatatatatatatatataNNNNNNNNNNNNNNNNNNNNNNNNNNNNNNNNNNNNNNNNNNNNNNNNNNNNNNNNNNNNNNNNNNNNNNNNNNNNNNNNNNNNNNNNNNNNNNNNNNNNNNNNNNNNNNNNNNNNNNNNNNNNNNNNNNNNNNNNNNNNNNNNNNNNNNNNNNNNNNNNNNNNNNNNNNNNNNNNNNNNNNNNNNNNNNNNNNNNNNNNNNNNNNNNNNNNNNNNNNNNNNNNNNNNNNNNNNNNNNNNNNNNNNNNNNNNNNNNNNNNNNNNNNNNNNNNatatatatatatatatatatatatatatatatatatatatattgaatattatCATTaagaaaatctgattttttttatttaacgtGCAGAATGATCCTCGAATTGATTTTCACAGTTGacataaaattaacattttatattttaattcaaaaaaaagtaACAGATAAATCTTTAAGAGTTTTATAGGTCACAAAGTCAGATAATGATCAAACtgataatatatatagtaatatataacACGAGGTTTAAATTATCAGTAAAGAGGTTCACTCTTTAGTTATAATCAagttatcatatttttctccaATCTTGATTCGTCTCAAGTTATCtatagtaatttttaaaaataattattttaaattatttatattttaacagttcaagataattttttttattttacacttAGTAAGTAACTTTTAAAGAATAATGTAAAAAGAAATGAACAATAAAtgtgagataaaaaaaaatatacaataattaaaaatttaaaacacgCATAAGTAAAAAATACAACATATAATTTGAGACGGAACAATTATAAACTATGCTTTTGTCTTCGTTAGACAAATTTTAAGAGTAGCTTTAGCCAAATAATCTTAAAAAAGATACGCATTACAATGATGGACCACTTTAATAAccaaaagtaattaattatcatCCATTAATTATTTCATCTTAAAATCCGTACTTTAGACTTTTGGGATCTCGATGTTAACTGCTAACTCCTATTATTAATTACTTGTCAATAACATTGGACTAAGATAATAGGGATACTGTCTTATTAATTCCTTTTATAAGATCgtgaattaaaaatatatcactatttattttcaaaaataataatatatttttaatttttttcacgtTTGATTCGTTgtaaattttggaaaaatatttttgtaaaaacacAAGTTCCttaataatactaaaaaaaatgttttcctaatagaaataatttttgtaaaaaattccATATAATCATCATCGTTCCATTCAAAATTTTGCTTTCTATaaaaatttttatgaattattctCGAAGAGGTAAAATTCATCTTTTAATAGTATTTCAGTTTTCTCTCTCATAACTatctcaaaagaaaataaaaaagtaatacCCCAAATCGACACAGGTGAGCAAGTAGAGTATACTAGGACGCTTGAGAGAATCATGTCAAAGGAACTCGGCAAAATGACCCCGTAACTTCGGGAGAAGGGGTGCTCTCCTATCTTTTGATTAGGAAAGCGGCACATACCAGGGGGCAGTGACTGTTTATTAAAAACACAGGATTCTGCTTAAGTGGTAACACGATGTATAGAGTCTGACACCTGCCCGGTGCTGAAACGTCGGAAGGAGAAGTGTTTTAAGCTTTGAATGGAAGCCCCGATAAACGGCGACAGTAACTCTAACTGTCCTAAGATAgcgaaattatttatttatctaatttacaaaattaagaaaaattaattatattttttcttttatatcctTAGTATTAAAGTTGCTTCATAACATAGTAATAGTAGTTAAattgaaagttttaaatattattaatacaaaTTAGTGCTTAAAAACacctttaattatatttttcttaaagaatgtTTTGAATCAACCGGAGCAAGCAATATAAAAGAGTATATTTTAGTCAATGGGACTATTCTCTTAACCGAATGattaactttataatttcaattttcaaaggCTTATTGTATAAGTTGAAAAAAGTGATACTATACGTAGATTCTTGAAAAaattccttcttttctttttagcttataacataaatatacattttaatttgacTTTAGCTAATATTCATGTCTTCTAAAGTTAGTTTGGTACAAATAAATATacgaatttgtataaaattaaataagtagacacatatatcatatgtaacattataaatataaaatactaCATAAGATACAAAATTGACAGGTAAGACATAACGTAAGACGAATATATTTAGTTGTTCaaacttaaatatttatttatgcatacttaaagttaaaaaatataattaacaattgaacctaaattaaaaaatatatttatgtattatgcattttctttctttacctAAAGTCCTCCTTATATACATTTTAGGCGTATAATTGTGAGATCCCAACTAactttttcataataataaaatgaaatagaatcAGATTTTAGAAAATTCTGCGTTATTTTCGACTATTGAACAATAGAATTTTTCTTCATAGTGAAGAAACCAGCTAAAGCCATCACAAAGTATAAAATGAGGAGGAACTTTCCAactattttctcttttaaatgcGTGTGTAATTTCACACaagatataataaataataataataataataataataatttgttagGTCAAAttctcatataaaataaatattcactCGCGTCTAGTATTCACACCAGATTTAACTATCATGTCAAAATCAGACTCGAAAAATAATCTATTTCAAGGCCACACGAAAGACTATGCTTTGCAGGTGGGCATCATTATTTATCATGTCAAAACGAAACTCTTATGTGTTTTAGAATTAGTTCGTTTCATAGGAATATCTTTTTCCCCTCTTATATAACATAAGCAACCAAAAACTTGATCAATAACAACTCTAGTACTGAACCAACGAATATGAATCAATCGAACATGAATGTTACACAATTTTTCGTTTCctctatttttcattaaattatagTACAATCGTATCTCTTTACAATAGTAAGACTTCTTTTGAATCGAGTCTGTGTTTATTGTTATATGATATGCTTCTTGTAACAACATTTTACtagtaaaaatatgaaaagaaaagatgtCATTATGAAAAAAGTTTTGACCGTACGTGATAGTGTTGTATAAATTAAAGATGCAAATGTGGAAGGACGTGCATGATCTTTATTTTACCAATAAATGTGATAAGTTTACTCACTATATGAAAGCAGGCAAAAGAGATAAAAGAGTTGTCACTCTTCCATATTAGGCATCAAAAAGTGGTGTCTAGTGGAACCTCCAATGCCTTTTTTCATCCTCTCTAAATTAGGTCAAACAAACAAGAGTTAGTCATGAAGTCatgatttcttttcttttgcttttatCGCGAGTTTGGCTTGGTGCAACTACTGGTACAAAGTGACTTACACCAATCTCTGTTAATTTTGGTCCAACCTTGCCTGATGCCTCAGCAAATGCAACTCTTCCTGACCTCCCTCAATGGaggataaatatttttgagtGACCTGATAGTGTAAAAAGTCTTTATATATCTTCGGTGTACATAAGTTAGACTACTCAAACAAAAAGGGCTGCATTCCACAAAGTGGTTATCCCTATGTACGTTTATTCTTATATGGAATTGGACCATTTTGGGTGGATATGACACTATTGAACAAACCTGCATATTACTAATCTTATTAAGTCACACAACTTGTGTAAAACATGTCAAAAGGAGAGCCTTCTTTGAAAGAAACTCAGTTTAATCAAATGGATGAGAACTCAAAAGTAATAACTTTTAGCtttcttctcatttctttttgtgTAAATTAATGAACTTGGCTTTTAACCAAGTTGAAGAACAAAGCCAACCTAATCTCAACCTCTTTGTAAATTGGATGAAAAGTTAACCTTTTCAAAAGTCGATAGCCCAAAAGTGAAAAGTCCGCTATTCTATACAATGGGTAGGAAAAGCTACAGTCTAGAACCTAAAGTAGGCAAAGCTAATATCCTAAAGCGTATATGAACAAGATACTATTCAACTTCGAGAAAACAGCCTGTATTTTCACGAAATAGTGATAAAATCTGCATACATTGTATTGTACCTTCTCAAAAGCCCACTTTGTGAGATTTCATTGGGTATGATGTTGTAGTAAAATTGGAAAGAAGTATGCTAATGACTATATTGATATTGTTCCATCGTGTCAATACAGCAAATTTAAAGGACACAAAAACGCCTTATCTACTATTAGCAGCATTAAGTACATCCAACCTATAATTCTCAGAAGAATCATTTTGATTTTAGCAGTGGAGCACTCTCAATATACATGTGCACCTAAGCCACCTGTGTAAGCTGATGCTTTCCATCTCTTACATTCCTGTTCCCCATCCCCCTAGATGAGTGCCAGAATATTGAAAACAACATGAACTTTTAGCACTCACTCTACTGCTTCATAAGGGGATTGCATCTGTTCGACATTTTTCTgcagttgagatcaaaggaggtGATGCCAAAGCATGGATAGATCAAAATTAGAGCATGGGACAGGTAACTTTGTGTGTTCTCCCTTAGTTGGTCAAAACCCAATACAAGCTCGTCAAGCGTTAAAATATCTCATTTATCTGTTCAAACACTGCTCGGCATGAGTTCTGGATCTGGTCTGGTGCTTCTCTCGCTGTCAGCATTCACACTTTCTGATCTTTTTGCAGCACTCATGGATGTTTGTGTTCCCAAAAGAGAAATGGGAGAATTACTTAAAGGAATTAGTCTGTCACCTTCTGAAGCTTCTACGGATGGTTCGGCACTAGAAAAAGTACGTTTGAGCTGAGTCTTTTGACAGACTATCCGCCCCTTATTCCATCCAGGAAAACTAAATGATGATGAAATAGTGTCCTTTAGAAAAGAATATGCAGCCTTAGCAACTGGCAAATCCCTAGTTACTGAACTCTTCTCTGTCTGACCTCGTCTGATTCACAAAGGGCAATCATGTAATTTTATTGAAGGGAAGGGGGAAATAAAAAGACAGCCAAATACATTAGAAATACAGTTTATCCATTAACTATTTGCTAAGCTATGTAGACACCACTGCTAGGTGAGAAACAGGTTAGACAAGAAGATTCAGACACTTCAAAATTACAGCTACATGAGATATTaggagatttttatttttactcccCCCATTCCAGTGGGAGTGAAAATTGTGAGATTACACTGGGTAAGTAGTTGTAAAATGGATATATTGCACAAATCCTTAACTACAAAATtaggatttaaaaaaaatcctgAACTACTAAACAGGATCAAATTTCCTTCCCTTTTCTGTGGTGAAAATACATAAATGGACAGTGGAAATATTTCCTAGATTACTCTAATTTTCATGGTAATTGACTCCTTAACTTGTTGTAAAATGGATATATTGCACAAATCCTAAACTACAAAattacttattaaaaaaaatcctgAACTACTAAACAGGATCAAATTTCCTTCCCTCATCTGTGGTGaaacaaaaattacataaatggACAGTGGAAATATTTCCTAGATTATCAATATGACATTTGACGCTTCTAAatgttgaaaaatatgaaaacagaTGAAACAATAATGGACTTGTTTAGCAATAAGCATGTGCTCGAGCTGCTAGATGGCTATTGCGCTACTTTCCCAAAATTTACAGAAAGAAGCAAATAACTAGTGTGGGACTAAAAGGACCTATCTTAGTCCAGCCCCAAAAAGAAGGTTCCAGCATTTACGTTGCTTGATCAATCTCCGACCCATAGAAAGTAAATAGGCAGATGGCATCACAAAAAAAGAGATGATCACCGAAAAAGCAATGAGGCAAAAACACTTACACGACTACAATAGAAGCCAGTTGGGGAAGCTCCTCGCCTTTATGAAACAACTCTTCCATATCGTTGAGCCAGATAGATATTGCAGTGCATGCACCACCAGGCCACATCCTAAAATAATAGAGAATGATTAGAGAACACCGGATAACTATTGTAATATACACCCATTTAAATATCTCCTGCCAGGAGATAGTTATGCCATTATTTGGTACTATAGGCATGTTAAGGCAGGTTTTGTGTGTGGTTAGTGCCGCTATATAATACTAAGAAGAACGAGTACCTATGAACATCCACAGACCACACAAGTTTGTTTCTTCGAAACAATTCAGGGAATAGCCCCCTTTTTGTTGCTTCATTCAGCACTCTTGCAGCCCTTTCTTTTTGGCCTAACCACCAAAGTGCTTCTATAAGAGTGTTGTAGAACCTCATGCTCAAACCACATCCTTCTGACTTGAGTTTGTCAAAGACATATTCAACCATCTGCcaattattttcatcatcaaaatctCCGTGAATCATTCGGCCAATAATTTGGTGCATATCAGAAGTCTTGTTTGTCATCACGTCATTCAATAACTCACGGGCCATATCCCACCTAATAGAAGAATTTTAAGACAACATATAAGAGCATCGgaagaaaaaggaaaggaaaaatatctTCTTTGTTACACCAGTCATGCACAAATTCACAAGAATGCATCCACCAATTTAAGAGCATCCAAACATCAACTACCAAATTAGACTAGAACCTACTCAATACATGGTATAATATATGGTAGAAGCCAACAAATAAAGTTTCTCCAAATATTGAGCAATGCAAGTAAGTACAAAATGCACAAATCCTGAGGCAGTATAAAAAAACAGTTAAAAGAAGAAACACTATGAAATTTATGGAAAAGAAGTTGGACTCAATCAGGTGATAGACTAGTTCTGTCAGTGCACACAACTAGTAAATCAGTTCAACTCCTGTGCATTTGCAAATTGTAGAAATTGAGTATTTCCTCCTAATACCTTAAGAAGTACAGTCATACAAGAAGCTATAGCACATGTTACCATTCTCAAAAAAACAAAGAGGCTATATCCCAGCAAATTGGAAGACAGCATAAAAATGGTTTTAACAATTATCTAAACCATATCTAGGCACCAATATGATTACtagaataatatcaaagtttTAAAATGTGAAGAATCAGCTGATAGGAAATTAAAGTCCAACCTCTCACTTTTTGCGTAAATTGCCAGCATCATACAGCAGCAAATGATGCTAGGCTGAATGCCCAGTGATTTAATTTCCTGAAACTGCTCCTCACTTTCGTCAACTAGGCCTGCAAAGCAATAAACACTCAAAACTGCCTCAAGCGTCCGCTCATCTGGATCACATCTTGCCTTTTCCATCTCAACATAAGCTTTTATAGCTTCTTCGAACTGACCTCCCTGTCTATAACCTTCAATCATACCATTAAAAGAGTCCCTATTCCGGGGAACTCCCACCTCACCCATTCTAAACCATATTGCTTCAGATTCTTTGTAAAGTCCCCCTTTAGCAAATGTATGGATCAGAGAAGTGAAAGTCTCCACCACTGGCCTGCTTCCTACCTCATTCATCGTATTAAAGGCGACAACTGCTTCCTCATACAGCGCCGCCTGCCCATATGCTTCAATTACAGCAGTATAAACTTTAGAGCTAGGCACCAGGCCTTGTCCATTCATATGTAGCAGAATCCTCTTTGCATCTTCGTGAAGCCCTCCCTTTCCACAGGCATATATCAACCCTTCATAAGTCTCCATATTTGGTTCTACCTTCTCTTCAACCATGTCATGGAACAATGTTACCACCTCCTTAAAGTAACCACCTTCACCAAATACCTGTATGAGAATATTGTATGTATCCGCATCTGGCTCTGTATTACTCGTTTTCATCTCAAGGAAAAGCTCCCTAACCTGATCATATCTCCCATTTTTCCCATATAAATTCAACAGAATACTATAAGTCTCTGCATTAGCCACACATCCAGCTGCCTGCATTTGCCTAAACACATCCATAGCCTCTTTCATAGACCCCAAATGCGCATAAGCCTCCAATAAGACATTATACGAGGTAACCTCGGGCGACGTACCTCCAGCCTCCATTTCCATGAGCAATTCCGAGACCTTTTCCAATTTCCCAAGTTTCCCAAAAGTCTCCACCAAATAACTGTAAGTAGTTACATCAGGCAAAACCCCAGCCTCATTCATTGTCCTAAAAACCATCTCTGCCTCATCTTCCAATTCTCTACTTGAACAAGCACTAAGCAAAGTATTGTACGTAACTAAATCCGGTTGAATACCCTCGTGTCGCATTTCAGCAAACAGACCTAATAAACCCTCCCATTCATATCCACCTCGAGCACAAGAGTTAATAACAGTATTATAAGTCAAAATACTAGGAactatattttcttgtttcattttttcaagGAGTTGAAGAGAAGTTTCGTATTGCCCATTCCGGCCATAAGAATTAATAATAGCAGTGTAAGAGAATACAGTTCGTGCCACATTATGAGTAGACATTTCGTCGAATATCTCAAAGGCTTTATCAAGAAGGCCTTCACGGCCTAAAATTCCAATCATGAGAGTATAAATATGCTCATTAGGCTTACACCATATCTGCCGTTGCATATACTTGAAGAGGCGAAGGGAACGCTGCCAGTCCCCACGGGCAGCAAATTCCTTGAACACT
This window encodes:
- the LOC107014580 gene encoding pentatricopeptide repeat-containing protein At1g74850, chloroplastic, whose translation is MSLSYNTFSQVLTPVPPSHRFLFPAKIPNYYKLPGLHRRLLLTVAVRAKPKDLILGNPTVTVEKGKYSYDVETLINKLSSLPPRGSIARCLDTFKNKLSLTDFSLVFKEFAARGDWQRSLRLFKYMQRQIWCKPNEHIYTLMIGILGREGLLDKAFEIFDEMSTHNVARTVFSYTAIINSYGRNGQYETSLQLLEKMKQENIVPSILTYNTVINSCARGGYEWEGLLGLFAEMRHEGIQPDLVTYNTLLSACSSRELEDEAEMVFRTMNEAGVLPDVTTYSYLVETFGKLGKLEKVSELLMEMEAGGTSPEVTSYNVLLEAYAHLGSMKEAMDVFRQMQAAGCVANAETYSILLNLYGKNGRYDQVRELFLEMKTSNTEPDADTYNILIQVFGEGGYFKEVVTLFHDMVEEKVEPNMETYEGLIYACGKGGLHEDAKRILLHMNGQGLVPSSKVYTAVIEAYGQAALYEEAVVAFNTMNEVGSRPVVETFTSLIHTFAKGGLYKESEAIWFRMGEVGVPRNRDSFNGMIEGYRQGGQFEEAIKAYVEMEKARCDPDERTLEAVLSVYCFAGLVDESEEQFQEIKSLGIQPSIICCCMMLAIYAKSERWDMARELLNDVMTNKTSDMHQIIGRMIHGDFDDENNWQMVEYVFDKLKSEGCGLSMRFYNTLIEALWWLGQKERAARVLNEATKRGLFPELFRRNKLVWSVDVHRMWPGGACTAISIWLNDMEELFHKGEELPQLASIVVVRGQTEKSSVTRDLPVAKAAYSFLKDTISSSFSFPGWNKGRIVCQKTQLKRTFSSAEPSVEASEGDRLIPLSNSPISLLGTQTSMSAAKRSESVNADSERSTRPDPELMPSSV